The following are encoded in a window of Rhizobium sp. WYJ-E13 genomic DNA:
- a CDS encoding Lrp/AsnC ligand binding domain-containing protein yields MKELDRLDRKILRALQKEGRLSNIELAERVSLSPTATAERVKRLTREGYITGYMAVLSPEKLGRNLLVFVQVKLDRTTPDVFDAFAAAVKRSDDVMECHMVAGGFDYLVKARMAGMEAYRQFLSEVILSLPGVRETHTYAVMEEVKGTALLPV; encoded by the coding sequence ATGAAAGAACTCGACCGTCTCGACCGCAAGATTCTCCGCGCACTGCAGAAGGAGGGTCGGCTTTCCAACATAGAGCTCGCCGAACGCGTCAGCCTGTCACCAACGGCGACGGCCGAACGCGTCAAACGGCTGACGCGGGAGGGCTACATCACTGGCTATATGGCGGTCCTTTCGCCGGAAAAGCTCGGCCGCAATCTCCTCGTCTTCGTGCAGGTAAAGCTCGACCGTACTACGCCTGACGTCTTTGATGCCTTTGCTGCGGCGGTAAAACGCAGCGATGACGTCATGGAATGTCATATGGTCGCCGGAGGCTTCGATTATCTTGTGAAGGCGCGCATGGCGGGGATGGAGGCCTATCGCCAGTTCCTCTCGGAGGTGATTCTGTCCCTTCCCGGCGTACGCGAAACACACACTTATGCGGTTATGGAGGAGGTAAAAGGCACCGCCCTTTTACCCGTGTAG
- a CDS encoding LuxR family transcriptional regulator, giving the protein MSYMTTSERQSLLSSELAVARTRGLFAQALGRVAAAFGFEHVTLLNAPSAEDLLLKPLIIESSLPVSYIRDFDRGHMLRACPFAARMRESAVPQVWHLSDPGHAQSFPADIRNLMLQRGMMAGIAMPINSADGQRLVFWFGGERASLGQSEINELVMIVLHALDTYNAVKRNEESAHSALSARELEVVRWTAQGKTSIEIGQILALSDHTVNAYMTNAIKKLDCVNRTQLVAKAIRLKLIN; this is encoded by the coding sequence ATGTCTTACATGACTACCTCTGAAAGGCAGTCATTGCTGTCGAGCGAACTGGCGGTGGCGCGCACGCGTGGCCTGTTCGCACAGGCACTCGGAAGAGTGGCCGCCGCTTTCGGTTTTGAGCACGTCACTCTGCTGAACGCGCCCTCGGCGGAAGATCTGCTGCTGAAGCCGCTGATCATCGAGAGTTCGTTGCCGGTTTCCTACATCAGAGATTTTGATCGCGGACATATGCTGCGTGCCTGTCCGTTTGCCGCCCGCATGAGGGAATCAGCCGTACCGCAAGTCTGGCACCTCAGCGATCCCGGCCATGCACAATCCTTTCCCGCCGACATCAGGAATTTGATGCTCCAGCGCGGCATGATGGCGGGTATCGCGATGCCGATCAACTCAGCCGATGGACAGCGCCTCGTCTTCTGGTTCGGCGGCGAACGCGCATCCCTCGGCCAAAGCGAGATCAACGAACTTGTGATGATCGTTCTCCACGCGCTGGACACCTACAACGCCGTCAAGCGCAATGAGGAAAGCGCTCATAGTGCGCTTTCGGCTCGTGAACTGGAGGTCGTACGCTGGACCGCACAAGGCAAGACCTCGATAGAGATCGGCCAGATCCTGGCACTCTCGGATCACACGGTAAATGCTTATATGACCAACGCAATTAAAAAACTCGATTGCGTCAACCGCACCCAGTTGGTAGCAAAAGCCATCCGATTGAAGCTGATCAACTGA
- a CDS encoding PAS domain-containing protein: protein MPLRFEQPAVEHRLQSRAHIGITDAEALTMFAAYRLFGFWRMNLETGHFFASEDVHQIFDLPYSEGPVNLTELMSRIHEEDRLLIAETFEQASLHRVGFHYVYRVDNRLGGYKMVRSVGKFRDDASGGGIVGITYEFVEKLRIVGFEDGGAPL from the coding sequence GTGCCTCTTCGTTTCGAACAGCCAGCCGTCGAGCATCGGCTGCAATCCCGTGCCCATATCGGAATCACCGATGCCGAAGCGCTGACGATGTTCGCCGCCTATCGCCTCTTTGGCTTCTGGCGGATGAACCTCGAGACGGGGCATTTCTTCGCCAGCGAAGACGTACACCAGATCTTCGATCTTCCCTACAGCGAAGGTCCGGTCAACCTGACCGAACTCATGTCGCGCATCCATGAGGAAGACCGGTTGCTGATCGCCGAAACCTTCGAGCAGGCGAGCCTCCACCGGGTCGGCTTCCACTATGTCTATCGGGTCGACAACCGACTCGGCGGCTACAAGATGGTACGCTCCGTCGGCAAGTTCCGCGACGACGCCAGCGGCGGCGGTATTGTCGGTATCACCTATGAATTCGTCGAGAAGCTGCGCATCGTCGGCTTCGAGGATGGCGGCGCTCCGCTTTAA
- a CDS encoding DUF2333 family protein: MLDRIAGFFRLIGQTISRWVRLFAAWAFWPFLAAHGWYARRTWVIRLPILAFLVLLVVLYGNFVWQTQVWSNFNTDFVNKYRLSERKVPAGQEIPAADGAAAKTCQRSAIVDVAADLTDFNVNQNAWISSMVLYKMGFFGIDWDHTPFLDNKASFQRGINQAVRRTSVELVDTLGRVRGTSGINNDLQNARGNLQFDEYSWYFGLSPFGPKTPTPAYYRAAINSLRKFNTDLAGCNAVFDGRADNLIQFIDRIANDLGSTSDMLAERSENHNRGWFDTRADDRFWFAYGQLYAYYAILSAAQADFSQVVSERNLGAIWAGTTRQFQAALRIQPAIISNGREDGWIMPSHLATMGFYILRVRSNLVEIRAVLDR; the protein is encoded by the coding sequence ATGCTTGACCGGATTGCCGGTTTTTTCAGACTGATCGGCCAGACGATCAGCCGCTGGGTTCGCCTTTTTGCCGCCTGGGCCTTCTGGCCGTTCCTGGCCGCGCACGGATGGTATGCGCGGCGGACCTGGGTGATCCGGCTGCCGATCCTCGCCTTCCTTGTGCTTCTTGTCGTTCTCTACGGCAACTTCGTCTGGCAGACGCAGGTCTGGTCGAATTTCAATACTGACTTCGTCAATAAGTATCGTCTTTCGGAACGCAAGGTGCCGGCTGGGCAGGAAATTCCGGCGGCTGACGGGGCTGCTGCCAAGACCTGCCAGCGCTCGGCAATCGTCGATGTCGCGGCCGATCTGACGGATTTCAACGTCAACCAGAATGCCTGGATATCCTCGATGGTGCTCTACAAGATGGGCTTCTTCGGCATAGACTGGGATCACACGCCCTTCCTCGACAACAAGGCATCCTTCCAGCGCGGTATCAACCAGGCCGTCCGCCGCACCTCCGTCGAGCTTGTCGATACGCTGGGCCGCGTGCGCGGCACGTCCGGCATCAACAATGACCTGCAGAACGCTCGCGGCAATCTGCAGTTCGATGAATATAGCTGGTATTTCGGCCTCAGCCCCTTCGGGCCTAAGACGCCGACACCGGCCTATTATCGTGCGGCGATCAATAGCCTGCGCAAGTTCAATACCGATCTGGCTGGCTGCAATGCGGTCTTCGATGGCCGCGCCGACAACCTCATTCAGTTCATCGATCGTATCGCCAACGATCTCGGCAGCACCTCCGACATGCTGGCCGAGCGCTCGGAAAACCACAATCGCGGTTGGTTCGATACGCGTGCCGACGATCGCTTCTGGTTCGCCTATGGACAACTCTACGCTTATTACGCGATTCTTTCGGCGGCGCAGGCGGACTTCTCCCAGGTTGTGTCGGAGCGAAACCTTGGGGCAATCTGGGCTGGCACGACACGGCAATTCCAGGCAGCACTTCGTATCCAGCCGGCGATCATTTCCAACGGGCGGGAGGACGGCTGGATCATGCCGAGCCATCTCGCCACGATGGGCTTCTATATATTGAGAGTGCGCTCGAACCTGGTTGAAATCCGTGCGGTGCTCGACCGCTAG
- a CDS encoding thymidine kinase, whose amino-acid sequence MAKLYFNYSTMNAGKSTMLLQASYNYQERGMRTVLLIAAFDDRVGRGVIGSRIGLEAEAIPFENDSDLYALVQTLSGGGQPISCVFLDEAHFMTREHVWQLARVVDRLGIPVMVYGLRTDFQGKLFPASQELLAIADEMREVRTICHCGRKATMVVRLDAEGKVLHEGAQIDVGGNEKYVSLCRRHWDDAMNGEWIAEPV is encoded by the coding sequence ATGGCAAAACTCTATTTCAACTACTCGACGATGAACGCCGGCAAGTCGACGATGCTGCTGCAGGCCTCCTACAATTATCAGGAGCGCGGAATGCGCACGGTTCTCTTGATTGCGGCCTTCGACGACCGGGTCGGGCGTGGCGTCATCGGTTCGCGCATTGGGTTGGAAGCAGAGGCCATCCCCTTCGAAAACGACAGCGATCTCTATGCTCTGGTTCAGACGCTTAGCGGCGGAGGGCAGCCGATCTCCTGCGTTTTCCTCGATGAGGCGCATTTCATGACGCGCGAGCACGTTTGGCAGCTTGCCCGCGTGGTCGACAGGCTCGGCATTCCCGTCATGGTCTACGGCCTGAGGACGGATTTTCAGGGCAAACTCTTTCCGGCCTCGCAGGAACTGCTGGCGATTGCCGACGAGATGCGCGAGGTGCGCACCATCTGCCATTGCGGGCGCAAGGCGACCATGGTCGTGCGGCTCGATGCCGAGGGCAAGGTGCTGCATGAGGGCGCGCAGATCGATGTCGGCGGAAACGAGAAGTATGTTTCGCTGTGTCGCCGCCATTGGGACGATGCGATGAACGGTGAATGGATTGCCGAGCCGGTTTGA
- a CDS encoding choline ABC transporter substrate-binding protein, with product MKTTSAFKLVTVTAVAALSVATAAFSADPESCSTVRLSDIGWTDVTSTTATASLLLKKLGYETDIKVLSLPVTYTSMKNKDIDVFLGNWMQSQKADIQPYLDDKSVESYGPNLVGAKYTLATNAKGAELGIKDFKDIAAHKGDLDGKIYGIEPGNDGNRHVIDMIDKNTFGMKEMELVESSEQGMLAQVARAEKDGKPIVFLGWEPHPMNTNFKMTYLSGGDDTFGPNFGGAEVYTNVRAGYLSECPNVGTLIKNLKFSLKMENEIMNKILNDGEDPEKAAGEWLKANPSTVEPWLAGVKARDGSGDGLAAVKSGLGL from the coding sequence ATGAAAACAACAAGCGCATTCAAACTCGTTACCGTAACCGCAGTCGCCGCCCTCTCCGTGGCGACCGCCGCCTTCTCCGCAGACCCTGAAAGCTGCTCCACCGTCCGTCTTTCGGACATCGGCTGGACGGACGTCACGTCGACCACGGCGACCGCCTCTCTGCTCCTCAAGAAGCTCGGCTATGAAACCGACATCAAGGTTCTCTCCTTGCCGGTCACCTATACCTCGATGAAGAACAAGGACATCGACGTCTTCCTCGGCAACTGGATGCAGTCCCAGAAGGCGGATATCCAGCCCTATCTCGACGACAAGTCGGTCGAGTCCTACGGGCCGAACCTCGTCGGCGCCAAGTACACGCTGGCGACCAATGCCAAGGGTGCGGAACTCGGCATCAAGGACTTCAAGGATATCGCTGCTCACAAGGGTGATCTCGATGGCAAGATCTACGGCATCGAGCCCGGCAATGACGGCAACCGCCACGTCATCGACATGATCGACAAGAACACCTTCGGCATGAAGGAGATGGAACTTGTCGAATCCTCCGAGCAGGGCATGCTGGCGCAGGTCGCCCGCGCCGAGAAGGATGGCAAGCCCATCGTCTTCCTCGGCTGGGAACCGCATCCGATGAATACCAACTTCAAGATGACCTATCTGTCGGGTGGAGATGATACTTTCGGACCGAATTTTGGCGGCGCCGAAGTCTATACCAACGTGCGTGCCGGCTATCTCAGCGAGTGCCCGAACGTCGGGACATTGATCAAGAATCTCAAGTTCTCCCTGAAAATGGAGAACGAGATCATGAACAAGATCCTCAATGACGGCGAAGATCCGGAAAAGGCAGCGGGCGAATGGCTGAAGGCCAATCCGTCCACGGTTGAACCCTGGCTCGCCGGCGTCAAGGCCCGCGATGGCAGCGGCGACGGCCTCGCAGCCGTCAAGTCCGGCCTCGGCCTCTGA
- the choW gene encoding choline ABC transporter permease subunit, whose product MNWITDAKIPIGPWAKSFVDWLTSNGDWFFNQLSALLSYVINALLFVLQTPNPLVAVLAISLLAWWLRRSIAVAVFTCLGLLLIMNQGYWKETTETLALVLAATFVSMVAGIPLGIAAARRAWIYAAMRPVLDLMQTIPTFVYLIPALILFGLGMVPGLIATVIFAIPAPIRLTRLGIISTPPSLVEAAVAFGATPVQVLRKVELPFATPQIMAGLTQTIMLSLSMVVIAALVGAPGLGVPVVRALNTVNIAKGFEAGFCIVILAIILDRMFRTAGEGDVA is encoded by the coding sequence GTGAATTGGATCACTGACGCTAAAATTCCCATTGGCCCCTGGGCCAAATCCTTTGTCGATTGGCTGACATCGAACGGCGACTGGTTTTTCAACCAACTCTCCGCCCTGTTGTCGTACGTCATTAATGCCTTGCTTTTCGTGCTGCAGACGCCCAATCCGCTGGTTGCCGTCCTTGCCATCAGCCTCCTCGCCTGGTGGCTGCGCCGGTCGATAGCAGTTGCGGTCTTCACCTGTCTTGGGCTGCTGCTCATCATGAACCAGGGCTACTGGAAGGAGACGACGGAAACACTGGCGCTCGTGCTCGCCGCGACCTTCGTCAGCATGGTGGCCGGCATTCCGCTCGGCATTGCGGCTGCCCGCCGCGCCTGGATCTATGCCGCCATGCGGCCCGTCCTGGACCTCATGCAGACCATTCCAACCTTCGTTTATCTCATTCCAGCACTTATCCTTTTCGGCCTCGGCATGGTGCCTGGCCTGATCGCAACCGTCATCTTCGCGATTCCCGCTCCCATCCGCCTCACTCGTCTCGGCATCATCTCGACGCCCCCCTCCCTCGTCGAGGCCGCCGTCGCTTTCGGCGCGACGCCGGTGCAGGTTCTTCGCAAGGTCGAGCTGCCCTTTGCAACGCCGCAGATCATGGCCGGTCTAACACAGACCATCATGCTCTCCCTCTCGATGGTCGTCATCGCCGCCCTCGTTGGCGCTCCCGGTCTCGGCGTGCCGGTCGTGCGTGCCTTGAACACCGTCAACATCGCCAAGGGTTTTGAGGCCGGCTTCTGCATCGTCATCCTGGCAATCATTCTGGACCGCATGTTCCGCACAGCAGGCGAAGGAGACGTCGCATGA
- the choV gene encoding choline ABC transporter ATP-binding protein has protein sequence MTAVSFNDVSIIFGDRPETGLAMVDQGRSRDEIGAETGLVLGVANASLTIEEGEILVLMGLSGSGKSTLLRAVNGLAPVVRGDVAVSTATGPVNPYKCNAKALRDLRTHTVSMVFQQFALLPWRTVAENVGFGLELSGVREAERKSRVGEQLELVNLTKWADRKVNELSGGMQQRVGLARAFATGAPILLMDEPFSALDPLIRTRLQDELLEFQRRLKKTILFVSHDLDEAFRIGNRIAIMEGGRIIQCGTPQEIVKNPADQYVADFVQNMNPINMLMASDVMQPGLGDAAIGMSVSATARPTTPLVDILDALSRQPGSIGVVDNGQIVGTISAQDVVTGLTRHKRKE, from the coding sequence ATGACTGCGGTTAGTTTCAACGACGTTAGCATCATCTTCGGCGACCGGCCGGAAACAGGGCTCGCCATGGTCGACCAGGGTCGCTCACGCGACGAGATCGGCGCCGAGACCGGCCTCGTTCTCGGCGTCGCCAATGCCTCGCTGACGATAGAGGAAGGCGAAATCCTCGTGCTGATGGGCCTCTCGGGTTCCGGCAAGTCGACGCTCCTGCGGGCCGTCAACGGACTTGCGCCCGTCGTGCGCGGCGACGTCGCCGTCTCCACGGCAACGGGGCCGGTAAACCCCTACAAATGCAATGCCAAGGCGCTGCGCGACCTGCGCACGCATACGGTCTCCATGGTGTTCCAGCAGTTCGCCCTGCTGCCCTGGCGCACCGTTGCCGAGAATGTCGGTTTCGGCCTCGAACTCTCGGGCGTGCGGGAAGCCGAGCGCAAGAGCCGGGTCGGCGAACAACTCGAACTCGTCAACCTGACGAAATGGGCGGACCGCAAGGTCAACGAACTCTCCGGCGGCATGCAGCAGCGCGTCGGCCTTGCCCGCGCATTTGCCACCGGTGCTCCGATCCTGCTGATGGACGAGCCGTTCTCCGCGCTCGATCCACTGATCCGCACACGACTGCAGGACGAGCTGCTGGAATTCCAGCGGCGACTGAAGAAGACCATCCTCTTCGTCAGCCACGATCTCGATGAGGCCTTCCGCATCGGCAATCGCATCGCCATCATGGAGGGTGGGCGGATCATCCAATGCGGAACGCCGCAGGAAATCGTCAAGAATCCGGCCGATCAGTATGTTGCCGACTTCGTGCAGAACATGAACCCAATCAACATGCTGATGGCCTCTGACGTCATGCAGCCCGGGCTGGGCGATGCGGCAATCGGCATGTCGGTCAGCGCCACTGCGCGCCCCACGACGCCGCTTGTCGATATCCTCGACGCCCTCTCCCGACAGCCCGGCAGTATCGGCGTAGTCGACAACGGCCAGATCGTCGGCACGATCTCGGCGCAGGATGTCGTCACCGGCCTCACGCGGCACAAGCGGAAGGAATAA
- a CDS encoding HugZ family protein, with protein sequence MTEPSSKLRETDDEARKLARTLLRSARYAALAVLDPETGFPFASRVLLGTDIDGVPIILVSALSTHTKALAADARASLLTGEPGKGDPLAHARLTTQCRAEQVERDTPLHARIRTRFLNRHAKAKLYIDFPDFRFFRLIPQSASLNGGFGRAYILDGSDLVIHSEANDDIAEKADAAVQDLVARHPTLMTALASRLKAPEAGPWHICGVDSAGFDMISGDLLLRCEFDIPAEDLDHICSNISKIAYLIP encoded by the coding sequence ATGACAGAACCATCCTCCAAGCTCCGCGAAACCGACGATGAGGCCCGCAAACTCGCACGCACCCTGCTGCGCTCCGCCCGCTATGCGGCCCTCGCCGTTCTCGATCCTGAAACCGGCTTTCCCTTCGCAAGCCGGGTTCTTCTCGGCACTGACATAGACGGCGTGCCCATCATTCTCGTTTCCGCGCTCTCTACTCACACGAAGGCGCTCGCCGCCGATGCCAGAGCCTCGCTCCTGACCGGCGAGCCTGGCAAGGGCGATCCGCTCGCCCATGCCCGCCTGACGACCCAATGCCGTGCGGAACAGGTGGAGCGGGATACGCCCCTCCACGCGCGCATCCGCACCCGTTTTCTCAATCGTCACGCCAAGGCGAAACTCTATATCGATTTCCCGGATTTCCGTTTCTTTCGCCTCATCCCGCAATCGGCCAGCCTTAATGGCGGATTCGGCCGTGCTTACATTTTAGACGGCAGCGATCTCGTGATTCACTCGGAGGCAAATGATGACATCGCCGAAAAAGCTGACGCTGCAGTGCAAGATTTAGTAGCGCGCCATCCGACTCTGATGACAGCGCTGGCATCTAGGCTAAAGGCGCCCGAAGCAGGTCCCTGGCACATATGTGGGGTGGATTCCGCGGGTTTTGATATGATTTCAGGTGACTTATTGTTGCGTTGCGAGTTCGACATACCCGCGGAGGATTTGGATCACATTTGTTCAAACATATCTAAAATAGCATACCTGATACCTTAA
- a CDS encoding helix-turn-helix transcriptional regulator, protein METSDLADHTNVAAALLSAMANPKRLLILTSLVKGEVPVGVLATQVGLSQSALSQHLSKLRAQKLVKTRRDAQTIYYSSNSEPVMKILATLEDIYATQNRSRSAA, encoded by the coding sequence ATGGAAACCTCTGATTTGGCCGATCACACCAATGTGGCGGCAGCTTTATTATCGGCCATGGCCAACCCCAAGCGTTTGCTGATCCTCACCAGCCTGGTAAAGGGAGAAGTGCCTGTCGGCGTTCTCGCGACCCAGGTCGGCCTGAGCCAGTCGGCCCTCTCCCAGCATCTGTCGAAATTGCGCGCTCAGAAGCTGGTCAAGACCCGTCGCGATGCACAGACGATCTATTATTCCAGCAACTCCGAGCCGGTCATGAAAATCCTTGCAACACTCGAGGATATCTACGCGACACAGAACCGGAGTAGGTCTGCAGCCTGA
- a CDS encoding PhoX family phosphatase translates to MTDRQKTRPRPNPRRAFAPSYGTILEEGVRRRTVLKGFIAAMGAAAFAPALEARKAEAAESTLTFPELKRVRDAADHWPDGYERQILIRWGDALFNDSPEFDVAKLDGKTAERQFGYNNDFTQFLPLPWGEKSSDHGLMVVSHEYATPFLMFPGLTADNYREKMTEDQIRAVMAAVGVSVFEVRKDGNRWQVVKDGKYNRRIHMSTEIGISGPAAGDDRLKTKADPTGTMVFGTISNCNGGITPWGTMLSGEEGAMDVFAGDYTKLANQKLVERQGWDEDENDIYSVSRVEPRFKFEEEPNEWMRFDWVVEIDPFDPSAKPVKRTSLGRMTHEGAQCCVAPDGRVVVFMGDDDDFEYIYRFVTRDPWNPNDRAANKDLLDHGTLSVAKFESDGTMRWIPLVAGEGPLTAEAGFKTQADVVLATRAAADLVGATPMDGPEGFIPHLGTGKLYVAMTENEDRLPKGQGDDEKEQVNVANPRGPNPHGHLLELVTPGGPDKPDYAAESFKWDVFILCGDPAKLEDQAMFHPATTSAGWFTDPDNLAVDPAGRLWVTTDGPPPEGIADSVYVMDTEGPGRALPKLIYIAPVGSETCSPTFTSDGSSVFLSVQHPGELRMADNEDATSMEDAGTSWPDFKPGVPARPSLVVLTRGNNEVVGS, encoded by the coding sequence ATGACGGACCGCCAGAAGACCAGACCGCGTCCCAATCCGCGGCGTGCATTTGCGCCGAGCTACGGCACCATTCTCGAAGAAGGCGTTCGTCGCCGTACCGTTCTGAAGGGCTTCATCGCAGCCATGGGTGCAGCCGCTTTTGCGCCGGCGCTCGAAGCAAGGAAGGCTGAAGCCGCCGAGTCGACGCTTACTTTCCCCGAACTGAAGCGTGTGCGTGACGCTGCCGACCACTGGCCTGATGGTTACGAGCGCCAGATCCTCATTCGCTGGGGTGACGCACTCTTCAACGACAGCCCGGAATTCGATGTCGCCAAGCTCGACGGCAAGACCGCCGAGCGCCAGTTCGGCTACAACAACGATTTCACGCAGTTCCTGCCGCTGCCCTGGGGCGAGAAGAGCTCCGATCATGGCCTGATGGTCGTCAGCCATGAATATGCCACGCCCTTCCTGATGTTCCCGGGACTGACGGCGGACAATTATCGTGAGAAGATGACCGAGGACCAGATCCGGGCGGTGATGGCCGCTGTCGGCGTCTCGGTTTTCGAAGTGCGCAAGGACGGCAACCGGTGGCAGGTCGTCAAGGACGGCAAATATAACCGCCGCATCCACATGAGCACGGAAATCGGCATTTCCGGCCCGGCCGCCGGCGACGATCGCCTCAAGACCAAGGCTGACCCGACCGGCACGATGGTCTTCGGCACGATCTCGAACTGCAATGGCGGTATCACGCCTTGGGGCACGATGCTCTCGGGCGAAGAAGGCGCAATGGACGTTTTTGCCGGCGACTATACCAAGCTGGCGAACCAGAAACTGGTCGAGCGACAGGGCTGGGACGAGGATGAGAACGACATCTATTCCGTCAGCCGCGTCGAGCCGCGCTTCAAGTTCGAGGAGGAGCCGAATGAATGGATGCGCTTCGACTGGGTCGTCGAAATCGATCCGTTCGATCCCTCGGCAAAGCCGGTCAAGCGCACGTCGCTCGGCCGCATGACGCATGAAGGCGCGCAATGTTGCGTCGCCCCTGACGGACGCGTCGTGGTGTTCATGGGCGATGATGACGATTTCGAATATATCTACCGCTTCGTCACCCGCGATCCGTGGAACCCCAATGATCGCGCCGCCAACAAGGACCTGCTCGACCACGGTACGCTGTCGGTCGCCAAGTTCGAAAGCGACGGCACGATGCGCTGGATCCCGCTGGTCGCCGGCGAAGGCCCGCTGACGGCGGAAGCCGGCTTCAAGACGCAGGCAGACGTGGTTCTCGCCACGCGCGCTGCCGCGGACCTCGTAGGTGCTACGCCGATGGATGGGCCGGAAGGCTTCATCCCGCATCTCGGCACCGGCAAGCTCTATGTTGCCATGACCGAGAACGAAGACCGCCTGCCGAAGGGGCAGGGTGACGACGAGAAGGAACAGGTCAACGTCGCCAATCCGCGCGGGCCGAACCCGCATGGGCATCTGCTGGAACTGGTGACGCCCGGCGGCCCGGACAAGCCGGATTATGCGGCCGAAAGCTTCAAATGGGACGTTTTCATTCTTTGCGGCGATCCGGCTAAGCTGGAAGACCAGGCAATGTTTCACCCGGCGACCACCTCGGCTGGCTGGTTCACCGATCCCGACAACCTTGCCGTCGATCCGGCAGGCCGCCTCTGGGTGACCACCGACGGTCCGCCACCGGAAGGCATCGCCGATTCCGTCTATGTGATGGATACGGAAGGTCCGGGCCGCGCCCTGCCGAAGCTCATCTATATCGCCCCTGTCGGTTCGGAGACCTGCTCGCCGACCTTCACGTCCGACGGCTCCAGCGTCTTCCTCTCGGTCCAGCATCCGGGCGAATTGCGCATGGCCGACAACGAAGATGCGACCTCGATGGAAGATGCCGGCACCAGTTGGCCGGACTTCAAGCCGGGCGTACCGGCTCGTCCGTCGCTCGTCGTGCTGACCCGCGGCAACAATGAAGTGGTGGGCAGCTAA